One Campylobacter concisus DNA window includes the following coding sequences:
- a CDS encoding tetratricopeptide repeat protein, with the protein MKKMIFISILAACAFAGNFEDGLKAYGSSNFKEALAKFKAGCAENDAKSCVKTGAIYQLGKTALPNPSKALEYYNKACEVGEVEGCSAAGGLYLNTEPQKARELFNKACDKNDGYSCEMVGSILIEAKEFKKAYEFLVKGCELGDKMSCEFAGDLRRSKQL; encoded by the coding sequence ATGAAAAAAATGATTTTTATCTCAATATTAGCTGCTTGTGCTTTTGCAGGTAACTTTGAAGATGGCCTAAAGGCATATGGGAGCTCGAATTTCAAAGAAGCTTTAGCAAAATTTAAAGCAGGATGTGCAGAAAATGATGCAAAATCATGTGTAAAAACTGGCGCCATTTATCAGCTAGGCAAAACAGCTCTACCTAATCCAAGCAAGGCCTTAGAGTACTATAATAAAGCTTGCGAAGTTGGTGAGGTTGAAGGTTGCTCGGCAGCTGGTGGGCTTTATCTAAACACTGAGCCGCAAAAAGCAAGAGAACTTTTTAACAAAGCTTGTGATAAGAATGATGGATATTCTTGTGAGATGGTAGGTTCTATCTTGATAGAAGCTAAAGAATTTAAAAAAGCTTATGAATTTTTAGTAAAAGGCTGCGAATTAGGTGATAAGATGTCTTGCGAATTTGCAGGCGATCTAAGACGCTCAAAACAACTATAA
- the pstC gene encoding phosphate ABC transporter permease subunit PstC — translation MTGQIFKGAIYLFTLLSAMLLLLLVGFLLLNSTSFFTEVSLYDFLLNGDWDVSTEPFSFGLFNILIANFAVAFLACIFSFFISLGITIFICFFASAWLRHVLDWMIRILAGIPSIIYGFFALYTVVKILESGLKMSAGESVLAASLILSVMILPFFTSHLLQSVGLLKQNFKTNSDALGVSTGYFIRKVIFRKSIKASISGFILAFSRAAGETMAVMMVIGNTPLFPHLLSKAQTIPSLIALEMGMSEAGSLHYHALIASGFVLLVFIFMLNIFIFKFEKNNEHL, via the coding sequence ATGACAGGGCAAATTTTTAAAGGCGCGATATATCTTTTCACACTTTTATCCGCCATGCTTTTGCTTTTACTCGTGGGGTTTTTACTGCTAAATTCCACGAGTTTCTTTACAGAAGTAAGCCTTTATGACTTCTTGCTAAATGGCGACTGGGACGTTAGCACAGAGCCTTTTAGCTTTGGGCTCTTTAATATCCTAATCGCAAATTTCGCAGTTGCGTTTTTAGCTTGTATATTTTCATTTTTTATCTCGCTTGGTATCACTATATTTATATGCTTTTTTGCGAGCGCCTGGCTTAGGCACGTGCTAGACTGGATGATACGAATACTAGCTGGCATACCATCTATCATATATGGATTTTTCGCGCTTTACACGGTTGTAAAAATTTTAGAGTCAGGGCTAAAAATGTCCGCTGGCGAGTCTGTCTTAGCAGCTAGTCTCATACTTAGCGTCATGATACTGCCCTTTTTTACCTCGCACTTGCTCCAAAGCGTGGGTCTGCTAAAGCAAAATTTCAAAACAAACTCAGACGCACTTGGCGTAAGCACTGGATATTTTATAAGAAAAGTCATTTTTAGAAAATCCATAAAAGCTAGCATTTCAGGCTTTATACTCGCATTTTCAAGGGCAGCTGGCGAGACAATGGCTGTGATGATGGTCATAGGCAACACCCCGCTTTTTCCGCACCTACTCTCAAAAGCTCAGACCATACCATCTCTAATAGCCCTTGAAATGGGCATGAGCGAGGCTGGCAGCCTGCACTATCACGCTCTTATTGCAAGCGGATTTGTCCTGCTTGTTTTTATATTTATGCTAAATATTTTTATCTTTAAATTTGAGAAAAACAATGAACACCTTTAA
- a CDS encoding TRAP transporter permease: MNEVKDNEEQFVEVKTREINSNFYNYFIAIVCFSWSVFQLYIAYFPLNTNISRSIHLAFAVGLVFLLYPVTFHKKAHSSLPFYDLVFCVVGVVAVLYPAVYFYELADRTGDYITQDIVISFLAIIVLLEAGRRVMGPALPIICILFLIYDHFGPYMPDIIAHQGASFEKIAGHMFLTTEGVFGVPIGVSVSFIYLFVLFGSLLERAGAGQYFINLAFSLLGKYRGGPAKASVIASGLTGMVSGSSTANVVTVGTFTIPLMKKAGLSRTKAGAIEVAAGVNGQLMPPIMGAAAFIIAEFLGMTYTNVMMAAIIPAFACYLSLFFIVHLESVKLGLKGINQSEFHSRFKIFVSGLHYITPILILLYTLLIAKESAIAAAFNAIGFLFLIMIFQEPVKKLASGEKVGINDVLIGFEDIFWAMVAAAKSMTTIAIATALAGIIVGSISLTGLGQVLSDLVELLAGDNIVMILLLTAMMSLILGMGLPTTANYIVVSSLVAPVILFLAHKNGFLIPAIAVHLFVFYFGILADDTPPVGIAAYAAAGIAKANPITVGVQGFFYDLRTAILPFAFFFNNKLMLIESVNEGDPLDSKGIVWMSNPLEILLVFGMAIVGMFAFSSLLQGFYVTKLRIWERILLIPVVPLALVPNICAKFNLIPNEYTAYIVAAVLYGFVFMTQWGIKDKPLDQIKII, translated from the coding sequence ATGAACGAAGTCAAAGACAACGAAGAACAATTTGTCGAAGTAAAAACAAGGGAGATAAATAGCAATTTTTACAACTATTTCATTGCGATCGTATGCTTTTCCTGGTCAGTTTTTCAGCTTTATATAGCTTATTTTCCGCTAAATACCAACATTTCACGCTCAATACACTTAGCCTTTGCGGTTGGTCTTGTATTTTTGCTTTATCCAGTCACTTTTCATAAAAAGGCACATTCTAGTTTGCCATTTTACGATCTAGTCTTTTGTGTGGTAGGCGTTGTTGCTGTGCTTTATCCAGCGGTTTATTTTTATGAGCTAGCTGATAGGACAGGGGACTACATCACGCAAGATATCGTAATATCGTTTTTGGCGATCATTGTCTTGCTCGAGGCTGGCAGGCGTGTCATGGGACCAGCACTTCCAATTATTTGTATATTATTTTTGATATATGATCACTTTGGCCCTTATATGCCAGACATCATCGCTCATCAGGGTGCCAGCTTTGAAAAGATCGCAGGCCATATGTTTTTGACAACTGAGGGTGTCTTTGGTGTGCCTATCGGAGTTAGCGTTAGTTTTATCTATCTTTTTGTTCTTTTTGGCTCATTGCTTGAGAGGGCAGGAGCTGGGCAATATTTCATAAATTTAGCTTTCTCTCTTCTTGGCAAATATAGAGGCGGTCCGGCTAAGGCCTCGGTCATCGCAAGTGGCCTAACTGGCATGGTTTCAGGAAGTTCAACCGCAAATGTTGTAACCGTTGGCACATTTACCATACCGCTTATGAAAAAAGCCGGTCTTTCACGCACAAAAGCTGGAGCCATCGAGGTTGCAGCTGGTGTAAATGGTCAGCTTATGCCCCCGATCATGGGCGCAGCTGCCTTTATCATCGCTGAGTTTTTAGGCATGACATATACAAATGTCATGATGGCAGCGATTATCCCAGCGTTTGCTTGTTATTTGTCGCTATTTTTTATCGTGCATTTAGAGAGTGTGAAGCTTGGCTTAAAAGGTATAAATCAAAGCGAATTTCACTCAAGATTTAAAATTTTTGTAAGCGGACTTCACTATATAACTCCGATTTTAATTTTGCTTTATACGCTATTAATCGCAAAAGAATCAGCCATCGCTGCGGCATTTAATGCGATTGGATTTTTATTTTTAATAATGATCTTTCAAGAGCCGGTTAAAAAACTAGCAAGTGGCGAAAAAGTTGGAATAAATGATGTGTTAATAGGCTTTGAAGATATATTTTGGGCGATGGTTGCAGCTGCAAAAAGCATGACAACGATCGCTATAGCAACCGCACTTGCAGGTATTATCGTGGGCTCTATCTCTCTAACTGGCCTTGGTCAGGTGCTTTCAGATCTAGTTGAGTTACTTGCTGGTGATAATATAGTTATGATATTGCTTCTTACTGCGATGATGTCGCTAATACTAGGAATGGGTCTTCCAACGACGGCAAACTACATTGTAGTTTCAAGTCTTGTGGCACCTGTTATTTTATTTTTAGCGCACAAAAATGGCTTTTTAATCCCAGCCATTGCTGTGCATCTTTTTGTCTTTTACTTTGGAATTTTAGCTGATGACACGCCACCAGTTGGTATCGCAGCTTATGCAGCAGCTGGTATTGCTAAAGCAAATCCTATAACTGTTGGTGTTCAAGGATTCTTTTATGATCTAAGAACGGCGATCTTGCCATTTGCCTTTTTCTTTAACAACAAACTTATGCTGATAGAAAGCGTAAATGAGGGAGATCCGCTTGACTCTAAAGGGATCGTTTGGATGAGCAATCCGCTTGAAATTTTACTTGTCTTTGGTATGGCGATCGTAGGAATGTTTGCTTTTTCAAGCTTACTTCAAGGCTTCTATGTCACAAAGCTTAGAATTTGGGAGCGTATTCTTTTGATCCCTGTTGTGCCACTAGCTCTTGTACCAAATATATGTGCGAAATTTAATCTTATACCAAACGAATACACTGCTTATATCGTAGCTGCTGTACTTTATGGATTTGTTTTTATGACTCAATGGGGCATTAAAGACAAACCACTTGATCAAATAAAAATAATCTAA
- a CDS encoding TAXI family TRAP transporter solute-binding subunit yields MKTTSLALTGLLLATTLSAKEFISIGTGGMTGTYYPIGGAICRLANKNTNVKCSVQSTGGSVYNVNNVLKKELTFGFVQSDVVYDKFNGTGKFDGAKDENLRSVVAIYPELLAFVVAKDSGLTSDIQSFAGKKYNVGNPGSGNEVSTLEVFKAKGFDVSKLGYRGVLTVGECPHALKDKKIDGYSFVVGHPTANITDAATSLPIDILNIEGSEIDKLLADKPYFAKGVIPKGSYDGVDHDVNTIGVKAVLVTNKDTKDEAVKAVIKAILDNFDEYKTLHPALKSVNKEDLVQGLSAPLHPAAEAAFKEAGILK; encoded by the coding sequence ATGAAAACTACTTCTTTGGCACTTACTGGCTTGCTTTTAGCAACAACTCTTTCAGCAAAAGAATTTATCAGTATCGGTACTGGCGGCATGACAGGTACTTATTATCCGATAGGTGGAGCGATTTGTCGTTTAGCAAACAAAAATACTAATGTAAAATGCTCGGTCCAATCAACTGGCGGCTCAGTCTATAACGTAAATAACGTTTTGAAAAAAGAGCTTACATTTGGCTTTGTTCAAAGCGACGTCGTCTATGATAAATTTAACGGTACTGGCAAATTTGATGGAGCAAAAGATGAAAATTTACGCTCAGTAGTTGCTATCTATCCAGAGCTTCTTGCATTTGTAGTGGCAAAAGATAGTGGTCTAACAAGCGATATCCAGTCTTTTGCAGGCAAAAAATACAACGTTGGAAACCCAGGCAGTGGCAACGAAGTGAGCACACTTGAAGTCTTCAAAGCAAAGGGCTTTGACGTTTCAAAACTAGGATATCGCGGTGTTTTAACAGTTGGTGAATGCCCACACGCACTAAAAGATAAAAAGATAGACGGATATAGCTTTGTTGTCGGCCACCCAACCGCAAACATCACTGACGCTGCGACATCTTTGCCTATTGATATCTTAAATATCGAAGGTAGCGAGATCGACAAGCTTCTTGCGGACAAGCCATACTTTGCAAAAGGCGTGATCCCAAAAGGCTCATATGATGGCGTAGATCACGATGTAAATACTATCGGTGTAAAAGCTGTTTTAGTAACTAATAAAGATACAAAGGACGAGGCTGTAAAAGCTGTGATAAAAGCTATTTTAGATAACTTTGATGAGTATAAAACTCTTCACCCAGCGCTAAAATCAGTAAACAAAGAAGATCTTGTTCAAGGTCTTTCAGCTCCGCTTCACCCAGCTGCAGAGGCTGCATTTAAAGAGGCTGGCATCTTAAAATAG
- the abc-f gene encoding ribosomal protection-like ABC-F family protein, producing the protein MALIDLIDVSKKFGANEILNAVNFSVNENEKIAIIGKNGSGKSTLMKIISGEVAADSGRRIVQSLISVEMLAQTPNFNATFTVRQALNNELKEIFDAISEYEKSGVLLANDPENKEILKEQERLLKFIEAKDGWNIEYKIERILQEFKLKEYENRPICSLSGGEIRRVALGALILKKPDVLLLDEPTNHLDVYMVKFLEDMLKSSNQSIVFISHDRYFIDTLATRCVEVEDASLKNFEGGYANYLTKKEEILASLAKSHETLLKQLKAEEEWLRRGVKARLKRNEGRKERVLAMREEAKKNPGVIRRVRLELERASKNFNQTQSQNRKKMLFEFKNLSKSIDGKVLFEKFDARVLQGERIAIVGRNGSGKSTLLKILLGLEKPSSGEIKRGEVSIGYFDQARNVLDDEKSLIETFCPNGGDHVLVRGRNMHVYGYLKNFLFPKEFLDKKIGVLSGGEKNRVALAMLFTKTYDVLVLDEPTNDLDIATINILEDYLQSFEGAILLVSHDRYFVDKMASKLWAFEGTKINVLHEEYSVYLELEDEMKELDKFEKELSNSQNETKQKSKSGVKLSYKQTQILNTYPDKISALEIRITELNEALSDPKIYQELGLTTLYNELEAAKAELEELENDYFEVLEIAEGLE; encoded by the coding sequence ATGGCATTAATCGACCTGATAGACGTAAGTAAAAAATTTGGTGCAAATGAGATTTTAAACGCTGTAAATTTTAGTGTAAATGAAAATGAAAAAATAGCGATCATCGGTAAAAATGGCAGCGGTAAAAGCACGCTTATGAAGATCATCTCTGGCGAAGTGGCAGCTGATAGTGGCAGACGCATAGTGCAAAGCCTAATAAGCGTCGAGATGCTAGCTCAAACTCCAAATTTTAACGCAACTTTTACCGTAAGGCAGGCACTAAATAACGAGCTAAAAGAGATATTTGATGCGATAAGCGAGTATGAAAAAAGTGGCGTCTTGCTAGCAAATGATCCTGAAAACAAAGAAATTTTAAAAGAGCAAGAGAGGCTTTTAAAATTTATAGAGGCAAAGGATGGCTGGAATATCGAGTACAAGATCGAGCGAATTTTGCAAGAATTTAAGCTAAAAGAGTATGAAAATAGACCCATTTGCTCGCTAAGTGGCGGCGAGATCAGACGCGTAGCACTGGGTGCTCTCATCCTTAAAAAGCCAGATGTCTTGCTGCTTGACGAGCCGACAAACCACCTTGATGTCTATATGGTCAAATTTCTTGAAGATATGCTTAAAAGCTCAAATCAAAGCATAGTTTTTATTAGCCACGATAGGTATTTTATCGATACGCTCGCTACTAGGTGCGTTGAGGTCGAGGATGCAAGCTTAAAAAATTTCGAGGGCGGATATGCAAACTATCTAACCAAAAAAGAGGAAATTTTAGCAAGTCTTGCAAAGTCGCATGAGACACTGCTAAAACAGCTAAAGGCCGAAGAAGAGTGGCTAAGGCGCGGCGTAAAAGCTAGGTTAAAGCGAAACGAGGGCAGAAAAGAGCGGGTGCTCGCCATGCGCGAGGAGGCTAAGAAAAACCCAGGTGTGATAAGACGCGTGAGGCTAGAGCTTGAGCGTGCGAGTAAAAATTTCAATCAAACGCAGAGTCAAAACCGCAAAAAAATGCTATTTGAGTTTAAAAATTTAAGCAAAAGCATAGATGGCAAGGTGCTTTTTGAAAAATTTGATGCAAGGGTCTTGCAGGGCGAGAGGATCGCCATAGTCGGACGAAACGGCAGTGGAAAGAGCACGCTACTTAAAATTTTACTAGGACTTGAAAAGCCAAGTAGCGGCGAGATAAAAAGAGGCGAGGTGAGTATCGGCTACTTTGATCAAGCTAGAAATGTCCTTGACGATGAAAAGAGCCTTATAGAGACCTTTTGCCCAAATGGCGGCGATCACGTGCTTGTTCGTGGGCGAAATATGCACGTTTATGGCTATCTTAAAAATTTCCTCTTTCCAAAGGAATTTCTGGATAAAAAGATAGGCGTTTTAAGTGGCGGCGAGAAAAACCGTGTCGCACTTGCGATGCTTTTTACCAAAACTTACGATGTGCTGGTGCTTGACGAGCCGACAAATGACCTTGATATCGCAACTATTAATATTTTAGAGGACTACTTACAAAGCTTTGAGGGGGCGATCTTGCTTGTTAGCCACGATAGATATTTTGTCGATAAGATGGCGAGCAAACTCTGGGCGTTTGAGGGCACGAAGATAAATGTCTTGCACGAAGAGTATAGCGTCTATTTGGAGCTTGAAGATGAGATGAAAGAGCTTGATAAATTTGAAAAAGAGCTCTCAAATAGCCAAAATGAAACCAAACAAAAGAGTAAATCTGGCGTAAAACTAAGTTATAAACAAACGCAAATTTTAAACACATATCCAGATAAAATTTCAGCCCTTGAAATAAGAATAACCGAGCTAAACGAGGCTCTAAGCGACCCTAAAATTTATCAAGAACTAGGTCTTACCACGCTTTATAACGAGCTAGAAGCGGCAAAAGCCGAGCTTGAAGAGCTTGAAAATGACTATTTTGAAGTGCTAGAGATTGCCGAGGGGCTGGAGTAG
- a CDS encoding phosphate ABC transporter substrate-binding protein, whose amino-acid sequence MKKSLMLAASMLLLSLNFAFGADEKTQVSFSGSSTLAPVIAKISTDFIEKYETWDKVDSSLPNKNITIFVSAGGSGAGVKAVLDHVADFGMLARDVKDSEKAKIKDMKAYTLGIDALCVAVNPENEVIKLKGGNLSKDEIVKIFSGEYKKWSDLDKSLPNDEIVVVTRDLGGGAHEVFQKKIMKDVKVSKNVIQSPSMGALVSKIIENKNAIGYASFGITNQNKGKLIPLNVDGVEPTVKNIVDGKYYISRPLIIVKSGDLSKSEQIFVGVLNSAEGQKTIEKMGFIPVK is encoded by the coding sequence ATGAAAAAATCACTTATGTTGGCTGCTTCTATGCTGCTTTTATCTTTAAATTTCGCTTTTGGTGCGGATGAAAAAACGCAAGTTAGCTTTAGTGGCTCATCTACTCTAGCTCCAGTTATTGCTAAAATTTCAACCGACTTTATCGAAAAGTACGAAACTTGGGACAAAGTTGATAGCTCTTTGCCAAACAAAAATATCACCATTTTTGTCTCAGCTGGTGGCTCTGGTGCTGGCGTGAAAGCCGTGCTTGATCATGTCGCTGACTTTGGCATGCTAGCTCGCGACGTAAAAGATAGCGAAAAAGCAAAGATCAAAGATATGAAAGCCTATACGCTTGGCATAGACGCACTTTGTGTGGCTGTAAACCCAGAAAATGAGGTGATAAAGCTAAAGGGTGGAAATTTAAGCAAAGATGAGATCGTCAAAATTTTCTCAGGCGAGTACAAAAAGTGGAGTGACCTTGACAAATCCCTACCAAATGACGAAATAGTCGTAGTTACAAGAGATCTTGGTGGCGGTGCTCACGAGGTATTTCAAAAAAAGATCATGAAAGATGTCAAAGTTAGTAAAAACGTCATCCAATCACCTTCCATGGGCGCACTTGTCTCAAAAATCATCGAAAATAAAAACGCTATTGGCTACGCTTCTTTTGGTATCACAAATCAAAACAAAGGCAAGCTAATACCGCTAAACGTTGACGGCGTCGAGCCAACTGTTAAAAACATAGTTGATGGCAAATACTACATCTCTCGTCCGCTCATCATCGTAAAAAGTGGCGACCTAAGCAAGAGTGAGCAAATTTTTGTTGGCGTGTTAAATTCAGCCGAAGGTCAAAAGACTATCGAAAAAATGGGATTTATACCAGTAAAATAG
- a CDS encoding DKNYY domain-containing protein: MIKKYPIIVIILFFALILFCLYAFMFISTGYIDEDRNKFKEIRGSVFYTTEDDKVYAMVPSGGRFELIGVRASKFKYLDTGKYDNRNVGMSDEAVYCGNLVMSGLGPKSVRALGNGYFSDGKMTYFCNSASVPNLEIRGVIEAWQMISHALLNTPKAQSHIYKFRQVDSLNLSPILGFGYASDGVRVYHEGKELEGANASKMRYIEQASGRKSVHFTTDGENVYYDSTKLGIKFSPQMRDIGEIWRIHYLYEPNSGMVYANDHEFDPQFAPYEPLFNLEDEHAYHALFRGKGGIYHWERKWQWYNSIDEGEFVRDGDDPFKGEITPLYGDVVISDGKTYFLKTYEIWHNTKNDHSLSSRHTCIVRLDTKEQWRKIGLVRNDGYGAVYANGDKTYYFDNVGYGWHFNSSVYDINDLGVVEILTRPYGPNVKNLKLDEIVKMVDQGAMVPAEGEVVIDAISDFDDYSQKYGYWIFLAIAFIVSVVGSIFKNKKQAKKLKKKVDDYRL; this comes from the coding sequence ATGATAAAAAAATATCCAATAATCGTCATAATCTTATTTTTTGCTCTTATTTTGTTTTGTCTTTATGCGTTTATGTTTATTTCTACTGGCTATATAGATGAAGATAGGAATAAATTTAAAGAGATAAGAGGTAGTGTATTTTATACCACCGAAGATGATAAAGTCTATGCCATGGTTCCAAGTGGCGGTAGATTTGAGCTAATAGGCGTGAGGGCCAGTAAATTTAAATATCTAGACACTGGCAAATACGATAATAGAAACGTCGGCATGAGCGATGAGGCGGTGTATTGTGGCAACCTCGTTATGAGCGGACTTGGTCCTAAAAGCGTAAGAGCTCTTGGGAATGGATACTTTAGCGACGGTAAGATGACTTATTTTTGCAATAGCGCAAGTGTACCAAATCTTGAGATAAGGGGAGTTATAGAAGCGTGGCAGATGATCTCGCACGCACTTTTAAACACACCAAAAGCACAAAGCCATATCTATAAATTTAGACAAGTTGATAGTCTAAATTTATCTCCAATCTTAGGCTTTGGCTATGCAAGCGACGGCGTGAGGGTCTATCATGAGGGCAAAGAGCTAGAGGGCGCAAATGCCAGCAAAATGCGTTACATCGAGCAGGCATCTGGCAGAAAGAGCGTGCATTTTACAACTGACGGAGAAAATGTCTATTATGACAGCACAAAACTAGGGATCAAATTTAGCCCGCAAATGCGTGATATCGGCGAGATATGGCGCATTCACTATCTTTATGAGCCAAATTCTGGCATGGTCTATGCAAATGATCACGAATTTGACCCACAATTTGCCCCGTACGAGCCGCTTTTTAACCTAGAAGACGAGCACGCCTATCACGCTCTTTTTCGTGGCAAAGGCGGTATCTATCACTGGGAGCGAAAGTGGCAGTGGTATAACAGCATAGATGAGGGCGAGTTTGTAAGAGACGGAGATGATCCATTTAAAGGCGAGATAACGCCGCTATATGGTGACGTGGTGATAAGTGATGGCAAGACATATTTTCTAAAAACCTATGAAATTTGGCACAACACGAAAAATGATCACAGCCTAAGCTCACGCCACACTTGCATCGTAAGGCTTGATACAAAAGAGCAGTGGCGAAAGATAGGCCTTGTAAGAAACGATGGCTACGGAGCGGTTTATGCAAACGGAGATAAGACATATTATTTTGATAACGTCGGCTACGGCTGGCATTTTAACAGCAGCGTTTATGATATAAACGACCTTGGCGTGGTTGAAATTCTCACTCGTCCTTATGGCCCAAATGTTAAGAATTTAAAACTTGATGAGATAGTAAAAATGGTAGATCAAGGCGCTATGGTGCCAGCTGAGGGCGAGGTGGTGATCGATGCGATAAGCGACTTTGATGATTACTCGCAAAAATATGGCTACTGGATATTTTTAGCCATCGCATTTATAGTCTCGGTGGTTGGCTCTATTTTTAAAAATAAAAAGCAAGCAAAAAAGCTTAAAAAAAAGGTAGATGATTATAGATTATGA
- a CDS encoding MATE family efflux transporter translates to MNLSMRKLVVPIFLDMFLHFITLIINTYMVTKVSVHLVGAMGAGNQVMDLFMTIFNFLSIGCSVVVAQALGAKKNDLASNVIHASITSNTLFGIFSAIVIYVFGYNILNLLNVPKELINDSFSYLHILGFALLFDGIGMVLAAVLRVYNLATAVMLTSVLMNVITILGNAIALFGWFNLPNLGLQGVAISTLVGRLVGIFVLAYMLSQKAKVKIYFKKLLVVPFEILKKILSIGLPSAGENLLWMAQYMVAFGFVASMGEASLSVQTIYFQITLLILLCGASISVANEVIVGHLVGASEFNEAYTRTFRALRLGVFITLVVVLIAYALKYQIMDALNLNENLRAIMLPLFTLSIFLEAGRTFNIVIVNALRASGDAKFPLITGLIFMWGLSLPLGYFLGIYLGWGIIGVWIGFCADEWLRGLANTWRWRSKKWQEKRLV, encoded by the coding sequence ATGAACTTATCTATGAGAAAACTCGTAGTTCCGATATTTTTAGATATGTTTTTACACTTCATTACGCTCATCATCAACACCTACATGGTTACAAAAGTGAGTGTGCATCTAGTTGGTGCCATGGGTGCGGGCAATCAAGTAATGGATCTTTTTATGACCATTTTTAACTTCCTAAGCATTGGCTGTTCAGTCGTCGTCGCCCAAGCACTGGGAGCTAAAAAGAACGATCTTGCATCAAACGTCATACACGCAAGTATCACGTCAAATACGCTCTTTGGTATCTTCTCAGCTATCGTTATCTATGTCTTTGGCTATAACATCTTAAACTTACTAAACGTGCCAAAAGAGCTTATAAATGATAGCTTCTCATATCTTCACATCCTTGGCTTTGCCCTACTTTTTGATGGCATCGGAATGGTGCTAGCTGCGGTGCTTCGTGTTTATAACCTAGCAACTGCTGTTATGCTAACTTCAGTTTTAATGAACGTAATTACGATTTTAGGCAATGCCATCGCTCTTTTTGGCTGGTTTAATCTACCAAATTTAGGCCTACAAGGAGTCGCTATCTCGACACTTGTTGGTAGACTAGTAGGCATTTTCGTGCTAGCCTATATGCTAAGTCAAAAGGCAAAAGTTAAAATTTACTTTAAAAAGCTACTTGTCGTACCATTTGAAATTTTAAAGAAAATCCTCTCAATCGGCCTTCCAAGCGCAGGCGAAAATTTACTTTGGATGGCGCAATACATGGTCGCTTTTGGCTTTGTAGCGAGCATGGGCGAGGCTAGCCTTAGCGTGCAGACCATTTACTTTCAGATCACGCTTCTTATCTTGCTTTGTGGAGCGAGCATTAGCGTGGCAAACGAGGTCATTGTAGGACATCTAGTTGGAGCAAGCGAGTTTAACGAGGCCTATACAAGGACATTTAGGGCGTTAAGACTTGGAGTTTTTATAACGCTTGTAGTCGTGCTTATAGCTTATGCGCTAAAGTATCAGATCATGGACGCACTAAATTTAAACGAAAATTTACGTGCGATCATGTTACCGCTTTTTACACTTTCGATATTTCTTGAAGCGGGCAGAACCTTTAACATAGTCATCGTAAATGCCCTTCGTGCAAGTGGAGATGCAAAATTTCCACTCATAACTGGTCTTATCTTCATGTGGGGGCTTTCACTGCCACTTGGATATTTTTTAGGCATCTATCTTGGCTGGGGAATTATCGGCGTTTGGATAGGGTTTTGTGCTGATGAATGGCTAAGAGGCCTTGCAAATACATGGCGTTGGAGAAGCAAAAAATGGCAAGAAAAACGCCTAGTTTAA
- a CDS encoding SprT family zinc-dependent metalloprotease: MALEKQKMARKTPSLKQKSINLDFYGLSVLINFKTNVKSMRLRVGKDAKITLSMPFYSTQKMALSFLEMHKIWLENTYKKALANLPKDDEMKFLGQVYKIKFDENFKEPFFDGEFVFTPNLKSLECFKKVRAKELFLELVSHFQPFINKPIKRIVIRNSKTRWGSCNHKKGYINLSLRLIEKPLSAVRYVVLHELTHMLYPHHQKSFYDFIEKIMPDYKKQEQILKA, from the coding sequence ATGGCGTTGGAGAAGCAAAAAATGGCAAGAAAAACGCCTAGTTTAAAGCAAAAGAGTATAAATTTAGACTTTTATGGGCTAAGCGTTTTAATAAATTTTAAAACAAATGTAAAATCCATGCGTTTAAGAGTTGGTAAGGACGCTAAGATCACGCTATCTATGCCATTTTACAGTACACAAAAGATGGCTCTTAGCTTTCTTGAGATGCATAAAATTTGGCTTGAAAATACTTACAAAAAAGCTCTTGCAAATTTACCAAAAGATGATGAGATGAAATTTCTTGGGCAAGTTTATAAGATAAAATTTGATGAAAATTTTAAAGAGCCATTTTTTGATGGCGAGTTTGTCTTTACGCCAAATTTAAAAAGCCTTGAGTGTTTTAAAAAAGTAAGAGCAAAAGAGCTATTTTTAGAGCTTGTAAGCCATTTTCAGCCTTTTATAAATAAGCCAATCAAGCGCATCGTCATACGAAATAGCAAAACTCGCTGGGGCAGCTGCAATCATAAAAAAGGCTATATAAACCTAAGCCTAAGACTCATAGAAAAGCCACTCTCAGCCGTGCGCTACGTCGTTCTTCACGAACTAACACACATGCTCTATCCACATCATCAAAAAAGTTTTTACGATTTTATAGAAAAAATCATGCCTGATTATAAAAAACAAGAGCAAATTTTAAAAGCGTAA